A portion of the Hoplias malabaricus isolate fHopMal1 chromosome 1, fHopMal1.hap1, whole genome shotgun sequence genome contains these proteins:
- the samd4a gene encoding protein Smaug homolog 1, with amino-acid sequence MPLLSEMQCSCIRILSIKVVISQWQSEPKERLISLVLTHLPLLKPGNAEAKGEYMRLLPKILTHTIEFGRHLEESRQLLSYALIHPATSLEDRAELALWLNHLEERAAARGAGGDSLERPPSSSSAQQHHQQHHQHQQLYPQHQRYGSDDRLNGWQGSRDSGLGWHTQQGCENGHLLLYPSSSVPSTINTVGTSSGNNSILSGSQHSPLKRSVSLTPPMSGPCNAALGHGWLSQEDLRGRAADHAPLSPQSSVASSGSGGSEHLDDTSALAAALRSTFHEEGSGMRDVPAWLKSLRLHKYAGLFSTMTYDEMMSLTEQQLEAQNVTKGARHKIIISIQKLRERQNMLRSLEKDVLEGGNLRVPLQELHQIILTPIKPFSLEDSSQRPLLSSEGKSSLCGGESESSSSLIPGGDLPAHFTRVMGKVCTQLLVSRPDEENISSYLQLIDKCLIHEGFTETQKKRLLSWKQQVQKLFRSFPRKTLLDMAGYRQQRSGRGFGQSNSLPSAGCVGSGVSGRRNLRQFPVPSRSLPVQRLGLLGTAGLLTHSHTHSHTPRSSSSTPTSLKQGRQGLWFANPGGSNSMPSRTHSSVQRTRSLPVHTNPHTMAMFQQSDLQVPVTEPDINNRLESLCLSMTEHALGDGVDRTSTI; translated from the exons ATGCCATTATTGTCAGAAATGCAGTGCTCCTGTATACGTATCCTGTCCATCAAAG tggtgATCAGTCAGTGGCAGTCTGAGCCGAAGGAGCGCCTGATCTCCCTGGTCCTGACCCACCTGCCGCTGCTGAAGCCAGGAAACGCGGAGGCGAAGGGCGAGTACATGCGTCTGCTGCCCAAGATCCTGACACACACCATCGAGTTCGGCCGGCACCTGGAAGAGAGCCGACAGCTGCTGTCCTACGCCCTCATCCACCCCGCCACGTCTTTGGAGGACCGGGCCGAGCTGGCGCTGTGGCTCAACCACCTGGAGGAGCGAGCGGCGGCGCGGGGAGCCGGCGGAGACTCGCTGGAGCGGCCCCCTTCTTCCTCTTCGGCCCAACAGCACCATCAGCAGCATCACCAGCACCAGCAGCTCTACCCTCAGCATCAGCGCTATGGCTCCGACGACCGGCTCAACGGCTGGCAGGGCTCCCGGGACTCGGGCCTGGGCTGGCACACGCAGCAGGGCTGTGAGAACGGACACCTGCTGCTCTACCCATCCTCCTCCGTCCCTTCCACCATCAACACGGTGGGCACCAGCAGCGGGAACAACTCCA TCCTCTCTGGGAGTCAGCACAGTCCCCTGAAGCGATCCGTATCCCTGACGCCTCCGATGAGTGGCCCCTGCAACGCTGCTCTGGGCCACGGCTGGCTCTCGCAGGAGGATCTGAGGGGCCGAGCAGCTGACCACGCCCCTCTCTCTCCGCAGAGCAGTGTGGCCTCGTCCGGCAGCGGCGGCAGCGAGCACCTGGACGACACGTCTGCCCTCGCCGCCGCTCTCCGCAGCACATTCCACGAGGAGGGCAGCGGCATGAGAG ATGTGCCGGCGTGGCTGAAGAGTCTTCGTCTCCACAAGTACGCCGGCCTCTTCTCCACCATGACCTACGACGAGATGATGTCACTCACAGAGCAGCAGCTGGAGGCACAG AACGTCACTAAAGGAGCACGGCACAAAATCATCATCAGCATccagaaactgagagagaggcagaacaTGCTACGCTCTCTGGAGAag gaCGTGTTGGAGGGGGGTAACCTGCGCGTTCCTCTGCAGGAGCTCCATCAGATCATCCTGACACCGATCAAGCCGTTCAGTCTGGAGGACTCctcacagcgccccctgctgagctcagagggaaAGAGCTCTCTGTGTGGAGGAGAGTCAGAGTCCAGCTCTTCTCTGATTCCTGGGGGAGATCTCCCCGCTCATTTCACACGAGTCATGGGCAAAG TTTGCACACAGCTCCTGGTCTCTCGGCCGGACGAGGAGAACATCAGCTCCTACCTGCAGCTCATCGATAAGTGTCTGATCCACGAG ggtttcACAGAGACGCAGAAGAAGAGGCTGTTGTCATGGAAACAGCAGGTGCAGAAGCTCTTCCGCTCCTTCCCTCGGAAAACCCTGCTGGACATGGCTGGTTACCGGCAGCAGAGGAG tggcCGAGGTTTTGGGCAGTCTAACTCCCTCCCGAGTGCTGGTTGTGTGGGCAGTGGTGTGTCGGGTCGGAGGAACCTGCGGCAGTTTCCCGTTCCCTCGCGGAGTCTCCCAGTGCAGCGCCTCGGCCTCCTGGGCACAGCCGGtctcctcacacactctcacacacactctcacacacctcgcAGCTCCAGCAGCACGCCAACCAGCCTCAAACAGGGCCGCCAG ggtctGTGGTTTGCGAACCCTGGGGGCAGTAACAGTATGCCCAGCCGCACACACAGCTCGGTCCAGAGGACTCGCTCCCTACCCGTCCACACAAACCCTCACACCATGGCCATGTTCCAGCAGTCAG atctgCAGGTGCCAGTGACCGAGCCGGACATTAACAACCGCCTggagtctctctgtctcagtatGACGGAACACGCTTTGGGAG